The DNA sequence tatctcatttatataatatgtatatttaattgtcttgtttctctattagctaggaatgtgataactcactccctgtgtgttgttgtgtttggatcctgtgatgatcttgaacttgtgttcgggggagtagatgaataggtggatgactatgaagaacctcatgctagaggacacgggaacaccacgctctgataggatgtgacattaggatatatgttctatattaattgtatgagacttatatgactttctttgagtcgagatgactttattatttatttggacaagtttgaatatgatgtagaagaaagtgaatgtgagccttttacccatttgaaaagcttgtatttaaaaatgttttaaaaatacttttaattaatatttgaatttttattcctttattaatatatatgtgaggggtagagggtgtcacatataAAGGTATCCATTTCCCACCTTGGATAGGAGGTTTGTAGTCCTACTCTAAAGGGATTGGTGATTGGCAGTTGCAGAGAGATAGGAGGTTTGCATGAGGCTTTACAACATATGACTGCCCTGCACTCATTACAATTATACAATCTTTCAAACCTAGAATACTTATGACTGCTTTGGAAACCTTGTCTTGCTTCGCAAATTGACTGTTTATAACTGTTCCAAGTTGAGGTGTCCTACAAAGGGCCTAAGCCTTAGCAGAAGCGATGTCAGAAGGAAAAGGGAGAGGACTGGCCAAAACTAGCTCATAATCCCCATATTAGAGTGGGTGGTGAACAATATGATTCAAGTGCAGATATATTATGAATCCCATTCCATTgtgtatttatatatatctaCAATTAACATGGTTAAGAAGGGAAAGAGATTTGGGGaatattttattctatgcaTATTTCATAGTTTCATCTTATTCTGTTATACTGCACAATTTGTTTTGTTCTGAAAATGAAACTTGTTTTCTTCCTTGTGATAACAAGTTTTGCAACTTTGAGATCTGTAGATTgaagatttcagagctcttggACCATGTTTGAAGATTCAATTCTTCTTCCTTTCAGCTAAGTTCACAGTGAAGTATAGCCTAAGATTTGACAAACATCTCCAGATATTTGTATTGTTTGCTCCTTTGCTTATTTGACCTCTCACGGtctttttatcaatataataaaaagtggatttgtattatttgttatattcCCTTTTCAGCAATAAAGAAGTTTAGGCCTTGTGTTTGCATAATTTAAACTATCAACTTCACCAAGACTTGTTGTGCTTGGTAATGGAAATAAAGTACTTTATCCTCTATATTCAATGCTTTCAGCTTTTACAGGTTTCATATTCTCAAAGGATGATTTGATCTTTTTATTCTGTAACTTCAAAATATTGCTGAAATGCTCCCATTAGTTGGTTCAGGGACCAGTCTTGAGTATTTTCAATCACCTTGATGATCCAACTTCATTACATACTAGCAAGCATtgccaaacaagaaaaagaacaaagcatCTAAAAGTGcatcttttatttataacatttaaaagCACATTTTTAACACCTGTAAAAACAGAATCCCATCTTCCACATTCCAAACGAGATTGTAAGTTGTAACACAGTTCAAAACATTAAGTGTACGTACTAATTTACAAAACTCATAGCtaaaccttttttttgttatttattttatctgagAAAGCTCATCCTCGAATTAATGAATcgcaaaaaataatttcatcctCTGACCTATGACCATCCTtgctttaaataattaagatagGTGAACAGTTACCAATTTGCGAAGTATGATAATGCATCTCTTATTATTGAAGCGAGAAAGTTctgcaaacatttttttttctttgcatgcAATCCTGTTCAAATATTCACGTAATTTATGCATTAATAATTGTCCATGATTGACGGAATTGATTAGCGAACAATgatgaaataacatttttttttctatttaggtataataaattaaagtatattaaaGATACgttcaatttatctttttatttattattcgtaATTTTAAACTCTATAAATTTTGTATCTAATACTATATGTTATACAATTCTAtcaattctttcaaaaaaatactctattaatactaaatattagaacattcaatttatttttcttaatttaaaattttaatatttaacattCTATACAAATAAGCTTGATTGGTCTACATTAAATACCATTctattaatgattttataatatttgaattataattatttgaattttaatttgaattataattttgctgATTAGAAAATTTCCaagaaaaatttaatacaaaacctccgattgattttttttttactgaacaaCACCTCTCATTGATGTTTTTCccataaaagaaatatacaaatataacGGATAAAAGAAatgtacaaatataataaagttGTTTTTCTCTGAAGTAATTCTAGTTGTTAACAAATAAGctatttggggggggggggggggggggggggggggattagGCCATCGACATTCATTTAATTGAGTAATTGaagcatgaataaaaaaaatgagtaattGAAATGCCATGATTGAAGAAATGTAATGGATAAtacatttataaagaaaaaaaaatgacaatgcATTAAgagaaacaaatgataaaaggaAGTAAAAGATTGAACCAAAACCTggcataaatgataaaatagatGTGACAAGATGGCATGTCAATTTTACAAATTGAGCTGTagctttttgttgtttttttttttttaatttagagcTTTacccttttatatattataaacgaattttaacaattaattttactattaatgattgtaactctatttatttattagagtGAAATTCTTTTACAATCATGTTCTTTTGTGTTCTCATTTAAGTGGTTTGAGTCTATAACTACTAACTAGTCTTCACTTATCACTAATTTCTAgtaatttgttattttgtgtTGTCGCTGACAAAAATGAAGTCATCATGATCATCACTTTAGTCCACGTGCAATTCCCCTAGCACAAGTGATTTTGAGTGGATGAGGAGGATAAGAAAGGAGACACGCAGCACTACCTAGGAGCATTCTCTGTGCCAACTCATTATCAAGCTTGCTTTAAATGTTGTTTTCCTAAATACTTTATGGATTGttattagtttgtttttttcaaaatatatatttaaaaaccaTGGTTTGTGCGTATGAGACAAGGTGCCTACACATATAAGGTGGCTTTGTTATAGTGTTGTAGTTCTACTGCGGCTAGCTTTTTTAATTGGATACTTCTGTGTTCTCCTTCCTTGTAATTTTCTAGTATGCACATGTTACATCAAACTGAAGTTTTTGGTTTTCATGTTTTGGACTTGTATACTTTGATGGGGCTGtgtattttagttcttatatatATGCTTACGGGGCTGCTATGCTTACTAGAATATAGGGACCCTTTGCATTTGGTTTTGCATGAAAACATCTTCGAAGTTCAAACTAAAAAATTCTGAAGCCTCAAGGGCACTGTGTTTGAAATGAtactctttttactttttatcattattatcaatcttctttcttctttgcaaAATTAATGCATGAAGGAATATCATATGATTGCATAGCATTAAAGAGCCGGACTAATAGTCCAAACTCCAAGCTTACcattaaattattatcattagttTGCATCACAAGAATGACTTGTTAGAATTCACATGTTGGTGAGAATTCTCTCTGCACATTATTCATCaatggcttaaatatgttttaaatatgtttaggTTCTTAGAATTCACATGTTGGTGAGAATTCTCTCTGCACATTATTCATCaatggcttaaatatgttttaaatatgtttaggttcttaataaatgattaatttttgttttgatcctTAATAAAAGTTTTCGTTGCATTAGATCCTTGATATACTAAAACTTTTGTTTTGAGTCCCTATAATCAGTTAAGTCAtaagtgatgatgtgacatCATCTCAAGGGCTGATATGTTTTGAAAAGATTTGTTTGCAAGCTATCACGTGATCACTTAACTGACGGCAGagactcaaaataaaaattttaatatatcaggGATCCAATTTATTAGGGACTTGATAATTGGTCATTAATCAAGTacctaaaacatatttaagccttcaTCAATCCTAGGCTGCAAATTTTGCTAACTTCTGTTTCCTAACTTCATATGCCTAGTCCAAGATGATTTCTTTCTGTTGGTTATCATTTGGAACTTAAATGTTCTTGTATAatctttgtttttataatatatttcaatCTTTCTCAGAAAAACATTCAAGACAAGATGACATTTAAGAAAGACTTTAAACAACAAATGGTGCCTGAGTGGGAGAAAGAGTACATGGACTATGAAGGCCTCAAAAGAAtattgaaagagataaaaaacaGCAAGCAAGCTACACACAATAGGTCCTTGCATCACAGGCTCAGACTTGAAAGGGCATTCAGTGGAATACACTTGCAAGGTAGCAATCATCAGAGAGAGGGGGATATTGAGGACCAAGTTATAGAAGTAAAAACATTAGAACAAGATGGTTCCAGACAGTTATATAAGACCAACTTTCAGAAGTTCGATGAAGAAGGAGGAGAGGTTGAGGCAAGACTCTTTCAGAAGCTTGATGAAGAGCTCAACAAGGTCAATGCATTTTACAAGGATCAGGTGGAAGCAGCCCAGCATGAAGTAACCCTTTTGAGTAAACAAATGGAGGCCTTGGTTGCACTAAGGGTAAAGGTGAAAAGTCCAGATACAGgtaaatacaaaattcaaaCAGTAGTTTTATAGTTATTTAAGCACATAGTTCTACTATTGGGAGGACTTGCAAGCTTTTAGAGGCAAAATTTGAGAAATGTGCATCAACTAGATGCTTTTTATGTTGGGAGGATTGAGAAAAAAGATATAGGAATAGGATCACAATGTATTTGAGGCCACATTAAGTCAAATAAATGTACACTCATTATATGTTTTTCTATGTTGCCATGCACATGTGAATATCTGTgattttcattcaaaataacTCACTGACACTCATAGTGGCAACTTAGATGCTTTTAATCGGTAGAATTAATTTATCTATAGTAAATATTGTCTAGAAGACTGAGTTTGACCTGAATCTGTAGGATTGAAACAGATTATCTCCTCACCTGAAGAGACTATGGATGAAAGTCATCAGCAAAAAGATTCTATGGTTGGACCTGAAGATAATCCTCTTCAACAGGCCAATAGAAATACTCATCATGAGGAGCAAGCAGAAGCAAACAATAATTACATCACAAAAGATCCCTTGGAAATCCTAGAGCACGTAAAGGTTGATAATGTTCCTCAATCTCCAAtatcaacaattaaaaaagCTTTTACTGATTCCAGTGATAATGAATTGAGCTTCAGCAAAGAAGAGCTGAGAAAAGTTGAAGAGCAACTGAGACTTGTGTTTGTTGAGTTCTATCAGAAACTCCTCCATCTCAAAGATTACAGGTAATAAACAAAGATTTCATGGACcttataattactaataaagCCAAATGTTCTTCCATTTCTAAAAGCCGTTTTGCCATGTGCCTTTGTATTTATACAAATGGATGCGACAGTTTTATGAACCTCTCAGCATTTTCCAAGATCATGAAGAAGTACGAAAAGGTTAGAAGTATACCAAGTACTGCAGAAACTTCAGTTTTATTCGTTACATTCttcacaatttaaattcaactgatggcatttaaaaaaaaaaaaacatcgttCTGTTCAGAAACAGAATTATGACAGTTTTgtttaacttcattttttttctcggaAAAGCATACATCAAGGGCAGCATCTGCAGCATACATGACAGTAGTGGATAACTCCTATGTGGGCAGTTCTGATGAGGTTAGTTTGAATCATATGTTTGCTATATTCACAGCTTCAATCATGATTATTTCTTCCTTGTACTTCTTGtgatggtttttttttgttttttgtgtatcaagatatatatatatgtaaaagaagGAGATATATTACGTAGAGGAgcttctttaatattttattcatcttCACATGACCCCTCTCTCAGCTTGAGTGGTCAAGTGGGGTAATTTTTCTCATCTCAAGAATCTCTATTTATAGACCTAGgcattttaatcttaaaaagaggacacaaatttataatttacagaTAATGTGACCATATAAAGATACTTTCTCAGAACTTCATAGATTCATTGATGCATTTTCTAAAGTTTAAAATGGATAGACAAGACAAATTTATTTCACTAAATAACCATATAAAGATGCTTTCTCTGAACACATACTGCTCTTAAGATATCCTTGGAATTAAGTGTTCCTTTATTATGACTATTGTGCACCTTTCTtcttatttgtttgtaattgtgATTTGTGGTTAATGTCCGGTTTCCATACTCTGATCTAGAAAAATAGCTTGCcatcattttaaaatgaatctGTTATCTAAAAACTTTTGTAGTCATTCACAGTTACATATTAAGGCTTGAAATAGTGTTATCCTTCCTTAATCCTTAACATCCCCAACCATCTTTGTGATGCTATCTGTTTCATCTGATTTTAGGTTAACTTTCTATTGGAGAAAGTGGAGTCTACCTTCATCAGAAACTTTACACACTCAAATCACAAAAAGGGGAGGAAGCTATTAaggcaaaaaacaaaaacagaaaggcACAGCACAACATTTTTCACAGGTAAATACTAAATAACACAATGTCGGTTAGgtaattttatgtaaatgatTAAATCGAAGTGTTGTTCTAAGCTATCTGATGAATGTTGAGTGTTGACTAATGTGTACCTTACCTTGTTACTTATAGGTTTCTTTTCTGGTTGCTTTGTTGCTCTATTTGTTGCTACTATATTAAGAATAACATCTCAACAATtcataaagaagaaggaagggaCATTTTACATGGAAAACATTTTCCCACTATACAGGTGATTGTATTTTATAGAACCCTGTTAGCATATCTATCTATTGATATGCTGATCAGAAAATCAACTACTGCTTTTATTCTGTTTCCATAATATTCATGATGACTTGATCTCTTTATttccaaattatattttaagattgGAGTATTTTTTGCAGTCTTTTTGGATATATCACTCTGCATATGCTTATGTATGCTGCAAACACATTTTATTGGAAGTATTATCGGGTCAATTATCCATTCTTATTTGGCTTCAGGCCTGGAACTGAATTGGACTACAGAGAAATTTTCCTTCTAACCGCTGGTCATGCAGTGGTTGCACTACTATGCTTCTTAATAAATTTGCAGATCGGGATGAACCCAAGGAGTCGACACTATAAGACAGCTAATGAACTTGTTCCTCTGAGCTTAGTTGTTGTAAGATGCCTACTTTGGATTTAATCTCTTAGCTGACTATTTCATATATAGTTTTATAAGTACATTTTCCTTGATCATTGATCCTCACCATAATTTTTCCTTAACTATATATACTTCAATAGCCTCTTCAATTTATTAAACTCTTGGTTTCTTGTGCAGCTTGTTCTTTTGATTACCTTTTGCCCTCTGAACATCATATACCGCTCAAGTCGTTTCTTCTTTATCCGGTGCTTATTTCGCTGTATATGTGCTCCTTTTTTCACGGTAATGGAAATTGGAAACAAAGAGGCAAATTTTGAATGACATGATTAAATGGACTATATGCAActgaaaattgaattatttttgcaGGTTAGGCTTCCAGATTTCTTCTTGGCTGATCAGCTTACCAGCCAGGTCTTTTGCTCCTATGGATTCATTATTCATATGTCACAAACATTAACATATTCTGAATTAATATTCTGATATCTTATTCCATGTTTTACTTTTGACTTTAGTTCCAAACCTTCAGGAGCTTTGAGCTTTACATATGCTATTATGGTCTTGGAGAACACTCAATGAGACAAAAGAAATGTCACAGTCATGGTTTCTATAACGTACAGTATTTCATCGTTGGCATCATTCCTTATTGGTTTCGCCTAGCACaggttcacaatttttttttctttgcatatGCCATCTAATTTCTATGTTCATCATGTGATCATGGCATTGTTTGTACTGATAAAATATGTAGAGTATCTTCTGCCTTTCAATTTATAAGGTAAAGTGTTATATGCTCTAATGCCTTTTGATGGTTTATTATGTCACTTTATGATTGGtagaaaagataaattttgGTTGAAAGGAACTCTGTACGGTCTTAAAACCTTAGAAGAAGCTTTGAAAGACAGTTTCTAATTTACCAATGTTAACAAAAGTGACAGTTTATGTTTGATGGGGCTCTAGTTCATTCTTTCTATTCCTAGATGAATGGTTTGTAAAATTGGTTTGAATtcgaataaataaaaaatgacaaccaCATCTATTCCTGTATCTGAAGTCCATAGCAAAGGTATGAAAAGCTATAAACTAGTGAGAACACATACTATGTTTACCTTTCTCTTGTTTTAAGATATCTTATTATAAGCAAGGTTTCTGAACTCCTGTTGAGGTATGTTTCTTTGAGATACAAAAGCAACTTCATTAACTGAGCATATAATACTTGTGTAGTGCATGCGTCAATTCTATGAAGAGGGAGACATCAACCGTGCATTCAATGGCTTAAACTATCTCTCAACAATTGTTGCCATGATCTTTAGAACTACCTTTGAACTAAAGAAGGGATTGAGTTGGAAGGTGTTGGCACTTGTAACTTCAGCACTAGCAGTACTTCAGAACACATATTGGGACATTGTCAGGGACTGGGGGCTCCTTCGAAGGCATTCGAAGAACCCCTATTTGAGAGATCAACTCATACTTCCACACAAAAGTTTCTACTTCATAGCCATGGTAACAATAAATGAATAAGTTGACCAAAGGAGAAAGGGTGTGTGTTCTTCTATATATGGTTCTTGTATATTAATTCAATCTCTTGCAAATTCACAGGTCCTGGACATAGTTCTTAGAATTTCATGGATGCAGTTGGTGTTTGAAATGGATTGGAGCCCCCTTCATAAAGTGGCAATGATCACAGTTACTTCCTGCCTTGAGATTATTCGCCGTGGCATTTGGAACTTCTTTAGGTATCTTCTTTCAGATAAGAACttacatatatgatatttttttatatttcactcTAGTACTTACATTAGTATGCATTAGTTTGAAGTGATGATATAATGAATGAAATGTCATTTCATTAATGTCTAATTActtatatctaaattttttatgtcattttttattatttaaaaaaataatttttatattttattaaattaaaaagaaaatcctGAAGAGTCTAAGAACATGTTCTCAGAACTAACCGAGGACATCGTTCTGAACATCTTCTACAAGCTGGAAGAAGATCCTCGCTTAGCATGTAGGAAGTAATTATAATTACGCCATGATGATGTGAAAAATTTGGGTACGAGATGAGAATCTGTCTATCGTCATTATTTCACATACCAGTATCATTTAaagtgaaatataaaaaaatataagtataaataaaagtaaattttagataataaattaaaaataatttatttttcagatATGATAAACagatttaagtttaaattttttagtttggtTGAATAAACTGTTGCCTAACTActtataggagaaaaaaataagaaaaaaaacaaaataaatatatgcaaaaattaacttatatataaattaaaaattattttttaagtgaaattaatATGATAGcttctacaaattaatttatgcgttaatttgattatgacatTGACTTTAGTATCTCCATGAGATATTCtagaatattttttgtattatgaaTATTACCAGTGTATTGAATGGAAGATATTGCATGACACTTTGTAACCACACTCAGGTTGGAGAATGAGCACTTGAACAACGTTGGAAACTACCGTGCCTTCAAGTCAGTCCCTCATCCTTTTAGTTACTATGATGATAAAAATGACAAGGATGCTTAGTGGCACCCCACTTCAGTGCATGATTACAGCAGCTGGAATTCATAGCAAAAATGTACGTTGAATTGGATATGAAACGTAGTATGAAAGAAAATTCAACATAGTATCAAAGAAGCTGGGACATATACAGGATTTAATAGATTTGGCTTTTACTTCTTTACAGAGaaatcttgataaaaaaaaaaaaaaaagaacttcagCAAAGAGATTGACTGTTAAGGAATTTTAGCTCAAATTTGCAATTCGTGTTGGGAAATAAACGTTTATTTGTATGTAGAGATATGGATACAAGTTACTGTAAGCCAAACTGTGGAACTGGCGTTCGTAAGTCTGTTTTTCTTGTCCATCTTTTCAACTAATCTTAATTTTACCTAAGTCTGCTATTTGAAtactataaatatttactttaaaactGATTTAACGTATAATTGTAAGCTTAAAAGTATATTTGCAAGGAATTACGAAAGTTATGGAAAAATCTTAAACTTGTGTTTTAAACTTGTTTCCACATTTgtgttaaagatattttttctgGCAGTATTAAggtaacaaatataaaatcaacTAATAACTATGCAAGTAttagtttttcaaatttaaagatttttttagcttttatttGTTACAACATTAATACTTGGAATAGGAAGTTAAGTAGAGCAACAAcacatttaaaatttcttaaattcTTTAGTTACCAAAAGAAAAATCCTCTCAACTGACATTGGGTGTCACGAATTTGTTTGGAGTACTAagaatttgatcttttatttgTCAAcattaaaagatcaaaatattACTTTGAAGACAAGGTTTGTCAACACGATGTTGAGACTTGACAGGAAGACAAGGTTACTGAATTTTATTCTCGGTGATCCTTTATTACTAGGCCACAACTAATTGTGACATGCTATGCTTTggttttgaaataaacttatgaCATACTTTAACTACTTTTTAACCCCCTTTTTATATGTGAATCAAGAATACTCTCAATTTCTAAGCGTAATTGGCTTCATTTCACTTCACGaattccaaaatttaaaataacacatGAGAATGCCTGATTGTTAGGACAAACATGCAGACATTTAGGACGGTCAATTACCAAGGTACAGCATCCATATTAAGttatgaaaatagaaataaacatGCTATTTCACAATAGATAAGAAAATCCCCCATAGAGTATATTCAATCAGAATCATGTCTTCTCCTCTCCTTATCTTTCTTGTGTCTCTTCCTGCCATCTGAATCACGAGAATGCCCCCTCTCATGTTTCTCTCGTTTCTCTTGCTTCCTATCCTCGCGAGAATGATGCTTCTCACGCTTTTCACGTTTCTCCTCCTTCCTCTCTTCACGTCTTCtctttcttctactttcatcTTCTGAATCATCTGCAGTCTTCATTGCTGGTTGACTTGGCAAAGATACATTTTCCTCCTCAGCTGGTGTATCACCGAGTGAAGGCTTTGAAGAACCAGGTTCTTCCCAAGGGCGTGGTTCTCTACAGAGTACAAACAGAAGGAATTTTAAGTAACAAAATATTGGTAGGGAAATCCTTGACAATAAATGTGATTGGTGGCATAATAGTTTCGTTGGTGAAGcatattttcaaatgaataaaatgtattcaatattttaaaagataaatttttaaaaaacgaaTATGCGACAAGTTATACAGGGTACAACCAATCCACATTATTGCCAATTGCAATTGCGAGAGACGAAACAATGACAAACTAGGCAGTGGATTGGTAAACCCAGCATAAGCAACTGAATATTCATGTCCAAATGATCTTATTGCCAATCCACATTATGTCTAAATATAATGATCTTATTGTCCATGTGACCAAAAGCAAACCCAGCAAGTTATTCTTAATCCAATCACTTTTTTATGATTCACAAGTCTTATAAGGAGTATTTTGGCAATATTCATAAAAGTTAGTTTATGGAAGAAGGATTCACAAGTCTTATAAGCAGTATTTTGATCATATTCCTAGCCAATGTGGGACATCTTTACACACATCCCTTACACATAGAACAGGACATCTTGTGCGTGAAATTTGTAAGACTATTCATCTACAAGTGACCCAATATTAAGATTGGATAGGCTCAGATACCAATACCATATTAGAAACAAATCGAGCCTAACTCACACCCAAAAGTCAGCTCTAAATAAGAGGAATGTCCAAGTCTTAGAAGAAGTATTTTAGACATATTCCTAACCAATGTGAGACATCTTAGCATTTTGTCATGAACTAAACCAAAAACTTAAAACTGTTAGGTGAAGACACATGAaagattttataatatatttctaCGAATGTACTAAAAATCAGAAACAACTGaaacagaaaacagaaaaaactaaagtaaatataaataaaagcaaaTCTACTTTATTGCATTGAAGAATGTTCTGCTTTCCTAGTCACTTTACCTTGCAAAACCAAGACCTTGAACCCTTGCTGCTTCAGCATGACCTGCACCTACGTCCTCTGCTGTAGACCCCCTCTTTACCAGTTCTGAAAACTCATGTTTATCAAGACGGTTACCTTGAGGACGGTTAGAACGCTTGGGAGCTAAGCCAAGAGCTTCCCTCATTGCCTGCTCCTCTTCTTCCTTAATtctttttatctcttctttTGCAGCCTCCATTTCTGCATTTTGGGACTTTTTATCCCTGGTATACCAGAAAAGATC is a window from the Glycine max cultivar Williams 82 chromosome 2, Glycine_max_v4.0, whole genome shotgun sequence genome containing:
- the PHO1-H13 gene encoding phosphate transporter PHO1 homolog 10 isoform X1, with the protein product MTFKKDFKQQMVPEWEKEYMDYEGLKRILKEIKNSKQATHNRSLHHRLRLERAFSGIHLQGSNHQREGDIEDQVIEVKTLEQDGSRQLYKTNFQKFDEEGGEVEARLFQKLDEELNKVNAFYKDQVEAAQHEVTLLSKQMEALVALRVKVKSPDTGLKQIISSPEETMDESHQQKDSMVGPEDNPLQQANRNTHHEEQAEANNNYITKDPLEILEHVKVDNVPQSPISTIKKAFTDSSDNELSFSKEELRKVEEQLRLVFVEFYQKLLHLKDYSFMNLSAFSKIMKKYEKHTSRAASAAYMTVVDNSYVGSSDEVNFLLEKVESTFIRNFTHSNHKKGRKLLRQKTKTERHSTTFFTGFFSGCFVALFVATILRITSQQFIKKKEGTFYMENIFPLYSLFGYITLHMLMYAANTFYWKYYRVNYPFLFGFRPGTELDYREIFLLTAGHAVVALLCFLINLQIGMNPRSRHYKTANELVPLSLVVLVLLITFCPLNIIYRSSRFFFIRCLFRCICAPFFTVRLPDFFLADQLTSQFQTFRSFELYICYYGLGEHSMRQKKCHSHGFYNVQYFIVGIIPYWFRLAQCMRQFYEEGDINRAFNGLNYLSTIVAMIFRTTFELKKGLSWKVLALVTSALAVLQNTYWDIVRDWGLLRRHSKNPYLRDQLILPHKSFYFIAMVLDIVLRISWMQLVFEMDWSPLHKVAMITVTSCLEIIRRGIWNFFRLENEHLNNVGNYRAFKSVPHPFSYYDDKNDKDA
- the PHO1-H13 gene encoding phosphate transporter PHO1 homolog 10 isoform X2 is translated as MTFKKDFKQQMVPEWEKEYMDYEGLKRILKEIKNSKQATHNRSLHHRLRLERAFSGIHLQGSNHQREGDIEDQVIEVKTLEQDGSRQLYKTNFQKFDEEGGEVEARLFQKLDEELNKVNAFYKDQVEAAQHEVTLLSKQMEALVALRVKVKSPDTGLKQIISSPEETMDESHQQKDSMVGPEDNPLQQANRNTHHEEQAEANNNYITKDPLEILEHVKVDNVPQSPISTIKKAFTDSSDNELSFSKEELRKVEEQLRLVFVEFYQKLLHLKDYSFMNLSAFSKIMKKYEKHTSRAASAAYMTVVDNSYVGSSDEVNFLLEKVESTFIRNFTHSNHKKGRKLLRQKTKTERHSTTFFTGFFSGCFVALFVATILRITSQQFIKKKEGTFYMENIFPLYRPGTELDYREIFLLTAGHAVVALLCFLINLQIGMNPRSRHYKTANELVPLSLVVLVLLITFCPLNIIYRSSRFFFIRCLFRCICAPFFTVRLPDFFLADQLTSQFQTFRSFELYICYYGLGEHSMRQKKCHSHGFYNVQYFIVGIIPYWFRLAQCMRQFYEEGDINRAFNGLNYLSTIVAMIFRTTFELKKGLSWKVLALVTSALAVLQNTYWDIVRDWGLLRRHSKNPYLRDQLILPHKSFYFIAMVLDIVLRISWMQLVFEMDWSPLHKVAMITVTSCLEIIRRGIWNFFRLENEHLNNVGNYRAFKSVPHPFSYYDDKNDKDA
- the LOC100787874 gene encoding glycine-rich Kinase phosphorylation domain-containing protein; the encoded protein is MYHPTRGGVRGGRDQFTWEDVKADKHRENYLGHSIKAPVGRWQKGKDLFWYTRDKKSQNAEMEAAKEEIKRIKEEEEQAMREALGLAPKRSNRPQGNRLDKHEFSELVKRGSTAEDVGAGHAEAARVQGLGFAREPRPWEEPGSSKPSLGDTPAEEENVSLPSQPAMKTADDSEDESRRKRRREERKEEKREKREKHHSREDRKQEKREKHERGHSRDSDGRKRHKKDKERRRHDSD